One genomic region from Ornithinimicrobium flavum encodes:
- a CDS encoding non-heme iron oxygenase ferredoxin subunit, which yields MSEPVQVSQAVRVCSVDDLPRVGAAVAEIEGRRVTIARDSAGEIHAFDDTCTHANVSLAEGEVEGDLIECWLHGSQFDMRTGQPRQLPATQPVQVHTVTLEGDDVYVTLAG from the coding sequence ATGAGCGAGCCCGTGCAGGTCAGCCAGGCCGTCCGGGTGTGCTCGGTGGACGACCTGCCCCGCGTCGGGGCGGCCGTCGCCGAGATCGAGGGACGACGGGTCACCATCGCGCGGGACTCCGCCGGTGAGATCCATGCCTTCGACGACACCTGCACGCACGCCAACGTCAGCCTCGCCGAGGGCGAGGTCGAGGGCGACCTCATCGAGTGCTGGCTGCACGGGTCCCAGTTCGACATGCGGACGGGCCAGCCCCGGCAGCTGCCGGCGACCCAGCCCGTCCAGGTCCACACCGTCACCCTCGAGGGCGACGACGTCTACGTCACGCTCGCCGGCTGA
- the sufD gene encoding Fe-S cluster assembly protein SufD, whose translation MSLLIDESKTHQDPQAQIGGDHRIPDESRAARHRSFDVETFPVPTGREEEWRFTPVDRLGGVLSDAPTDDQPGDAAAGYDVQAPSGVEVGTLAPGQAPRGTVLVPEDRGAAVASSNTPEALHVRIPADAELDGPVRVSVQGRGAGRRSNAHYVLEAGTHSKALVILDHTGSVQHTGNLEVIVGDGAELTVVSLQRWEDDAVHLGQHEALVGRDGTYKHIAVSLGGGIVRMNSNVRYAGPGGDATLLGVYFADAGQHLEHRSFVDHNAPRCTSLVTYKGALQGDSARTVWVGDVLIRKEAEDIETYELNRNLVLTDGARADSVPNLEIETGQIAGAGHASSTGRFDDEQLFYLMSRGIGQDEAKRLVVRGFFADIIAKIGVPEVVERLMVAIDDELSLTMGEPGDGVTLPEGQA comes from the coding sequence ATGTCGCTTCTGATCGACGAGAGCAAGACGCACCAGGACCCCCAGGCCCAGATCGGTGGCGACCACCGGATCCCGGACGAGTCCCGGGCCGCACGCCACCGCTCCTTCGACGTCGAGACCTTCCCCGTCCCGACCGGTCGCGAGGAGGAGTGGCGGTTCACCCCCGTCGACCGGCTCGGCGGCGTCCTGTCCGACGCCCCCACCGACGACCAGCCGGGCGACGCCGCAGCCGGGTATGACGTGCAGGCCCCGTCGGGCGTGGAGGTCGGCACCCTCGCCCCGGGCCAGGCCCCCCGCGGCACCGTCCTGGTCCCGGAGGACCGCGGCGCGGCCGTCGCCAGCAGCAACACCCCCGAGGCCCTCCACGTGCGGATCCCGGCGGACGCCGAGCTGGACGGTCCGGTGCGCGTGAGCGTGCAGGGCCGTGGCGCGGGACGACGCAGCAACGCCCACTACGTCCTGGAGGCCGGCACCCACAGCAAGGCCCTGGTCATCCTGGACCACACCGGCAGCGTGCAGCACACCGGCAACCTCGAGGTCATCGTCGGGGACGGCGCCGAGCTGACCGTCGTCAGTCTGCAGCGCTGGGAGGACGACGCGGTGCACCTGGGCCAGCACGAGGCCCTCGTGGGCCGGGACGGCACCTACAAGCACATCGCCGTCAGCCTGGGCGGCGGCATCGTGCGGATGAACTCCAACGTCCGCTACGCGGGCCCCGGTGGCGACGCCACCCTCCTCGGGGTCTACTTCGCCGACGCCGGCCAGCACCTCGAGCACCGCTCGTTCGTCGACCACAACGCCCCCCGGTGCACCTCGCTGGTCACCTACAAGGGCGCGCTGCAGGGCGACAGCGCCCGCACGGTGTGGGTCGGTGACGTCCTCATCCGCAAGGAGGCCGAGGACATCGAGACCTACGAGCTCAACCGCAACCTGGTGCTCACCGACGGTGCGCGCGCCGACTCGGTGCCCAACCTGGAGATCGAGACCGGCCAGATCGCCGGTGCCGGCCACGCGAGCTCGACCGGACGCTTCGACGACGAGCAGCTGTTCTACCTGATGTCGCGCGGCATCGGTCAGGACGAGGCCAAGCGGCTGGTCGTGCGCGGCTTCTTCGCCGACATCATCGCCAAGATCGGCGTCCCCGAGGTCGTGGAGCGGCTCATGGTCGCCATCGACGACGAGCTCAGCCTCACCATGGGGGAGCCCGGCGACGGCGTGACCCTCCCCGAGGGCCAGGCATGA
- the sufB gene encoding Fe-S cluster assembly protein SufB, which yields MSTNIEELNPGLKDLGKYEYGWADSDLAGATARRGLSEEVVRGISGLKNEPAWMLEQRLKALRLFGKKPMPHWGADLSEIDFDNIKYFVRSTEKQATSWEDLPEDIKNTYDRLGIPEAEKQRLVAGVAAQYESEVVYHQIREDLEEKGVLFLDTDTALREHEELFREYFGSVIPAGDNKFSALNTAVWSGGSFIYVPKGVHVDIPLQAYFRINTENMGQFERTLIIADEGSSVHYVEGCTAPIYKTDSLHSAVVEIIVKKDARVRYTTIQNWSNNVYNLVTKRATCDEGATMEWIDGNIGSKVTMKYPAVFLLGEHSKGETLSVAFAGEGQHQDAGSKMVHAAPHTSSTIVSKSVARGGGRSSYRGLVQINEGAHHSKSSVVCDALLVDQISRSDTYPYVDVREDDVQMGHEATVSKVSEDQMFYLMSRGLSETEAMAMIVRGFVEPIARELPMEYALELNRLIELQMEGAVG from the coding sequence ATGAGCACCAACATCGAGGAGCTCAACCCAGGCCTGAAAGACCTGGGGAAGTACGAGTACGGCTGGGCCGACAGCGACCTGGCCGGAGCCACGGCGCGGCGCGGCCTGTCCGAGGAGGTCGTCCGCGGCATCTCCGGGCTGAAGAACGAGCCGGCCTGGATGCTGGAGCAGCGGCTGAAGGCCCTGCGCCTGTTCGGCAAGAAGCCGATGCCGCACTGGGGCGCCGACCTGTCGGAGATCGACTTCGACAACATCAAGTACTTCGTGCGGTCCACCGAGAAGCAGGCCACCAGCTGGGAGGACCTGCCCGAGGACATCAAGAACACCTACGACCGCCTGGGCATCCCCGAGGCGGAGAAGCAGCGGCTCGTCGCCGGCGTCGCCGCGCAGTACGAGTCCGAGGTCGTCTACCACCAGATCCGCGAGGACCTGGAGGAGAAGGGTGTCCTCTTCCTGGACACCGACACCGCGCTGCGCGAGCACGAGGAGCTCTTCCGGGAGTACTTCGGCTCGGTCATCCCGGCCGGTGACAACAAGTTCTCCGCGCTGAACACGGCGGTGTGGTCCGGCGGCTCGTTCATCTACGTGCCCAAGGGTGTCCACGTCGACATCCCGCTGCAGGCCTACTTCCGCATCAACACCGAGAACATGGGCCAGTTCGAGCGCACGCTCATCATCGCCGACGAGGGCTCCTCGGTGCACTACGTCGAGGGCTGCACCGCCCCGATCTACAAGACCGACAGCCTGCACTCGGCGGTCGTCGAGATCATCGTCAAGAAGGACGCACGCGTCCGCTACACGACGATCCAGAACTGGTCGAACAACGTCTACAACCTGGTCACCAAGCGCGCGACCTGCGACGAGGGCGCGACCATGGAGTGGATCGACGGCAACATCGGGTCCAAGGTGACGATGAAGTACCCCGCCGTCTTCCTGCTCGGCGAGCACTCCAAGGGTGAGACCCTCTCTGTCGCCTTCGCGGGCGAGGGCCAGCACCAGGACGCCGGCTCCAAGATGGTCCACGCCGCGCCCCACACCTCCTCGACCATCGTGAGCAAGTCGGTGGCCCGGGGCGGCGGCCGCTCGTCCTACCGCGGCCTGGTCCAGATCAACGAGGGCGCCCACCACAGCAAGTCCTCGGTGGTGTGCGACGCCCTGCTCGTCGACCAGATCTCCCGCTCCGACACCTACCCCTACGTCGACGTCCGCGAGGACGACGTCCAGATGGGTCACGAGGCGACCGTCTCCAAGGTGTCCGAGGACCAGATGTTCTACCTCATGTCCCGAGGCCTGTCCGAGACCGAGGCCATGGCGATGATCGTGCGCGGGTTCGTCGAGCCCATCGCCCGCGAGCTGCCCATGGAGTACGCCCTCGAGCTCAACCGCCTCATCGAGCTGCAGATGGAAGGAGCCGTCGGCTGA
- a CDS encoding helix-turn-helix transcriptional regulator gives MLTSLGQDQFQTHYDDVATAALHFLADHAGEQAVESFAEHQMAALEERLRVAVDAAVAESGVDDLDTRAAALARALSEEGFAASTRPVGLGTGLAGLQLCQGHCPVRSVATEFRQFCDAETDVISRVLGVHVQRLATLAGGEHVCTTYVPTGAFGTGPPTPDQEAAAPPRPYHPVPTDPSTTLHARREDVR, from the coding sequence GTGCTCACCTCGCTGGGGCAGGACCAGTTCCAGACGCACTACGACGACGTGGCAACCGCGGCCCTGCACTTCCTGGCCGACCACGCGGGGGAGCAGGCGGTCGAGAGCTTCGCGGAGCACCAGATGGCCGCGCTCGAGGAGCGGTTGCGCGTCGCCGTGGACGCGGCCGTCGCCGAGAGCGGGGTCGACGACCTGGACACCCGGGCCGCGGCCCTCGCCCGCGCCCTGTCCGAGGAGGGGTTCGCCGCCTCCACCCGCCCCGTCGGGCTGGGCACCGGGCTGGCCGGCCTGCAGCTGTGCCAGGGGCACTGCCCCGTCCGGTCCGTGGCGACCGAGTTCCGTCAGTTCTGCGACGCCGAGACCGACGTGATCTCCCGGGTCCTGGGCGTGCACGTCCAGCGGCTGGCCACCCTCGCCGGTGGCGAGCACGTGTGCACCACGTATGTTCCTACGGGCGCGTTCGGCACGGGCCCGCCGACGCCCGACCAGGAGGCGGCGGCCCCGCCGCGCCCCTACCACCCCGTTCCGACCGATCCTTCCACCACCCTGCACGCTCGCCGAGAGGACGTGAGATGA
- a CDS encoding ABC transporter ATP-binding protein: MTDVTRRFGATEALRGLSWTARAGEVTCVLGPNGAGKTTAVEVATGLQAPDGGTVRVLGTDPWHAPAGHRARVGVMLQDGGLPQAVRPGQLLSHLARFWADPADVPALVTRLGIDAFLGTPVRRLSGGQRQRVALAAALVGRPDVVFLDEPTAGLDPHARREVHALIREVADAGAATVVTSHSFEEAERLADRVVVIVGGRVAAEGTVTEVAGGRGLEDAYFALTDGVAR, translated from the coding sequence ATGACCGACGTGACCCGTCGGTTCGGCGCCACCGAGGCCCTGCGTGGCCTCTCGTGGACGGCGCGGGCGGGAGAGGTCACCTGCGTCCTCGGACCCAACGGCGCCGGCAAGACCACGGCCGTGGAGGTCGCGACCGGCCTGCAGGCCCCGGACGGCGGCACGGTGCGCGTCCTCGGGACGGACCCGTGGCACGCGCCGGCCGGGCACCGGGCCCGGGTCGGGGTCATGCTGCAGGACGGCGGGCTCCCCCAGGCCGTGCGCCCCGGCCAGCTCCTCTCGCACCTGGCCCGGTTCTGGGCCGATCCCGCCGACGTCCCGGCGCTGGTCACCCGGCTCGGCATCGACGCCTTCCTGGGCACCCCGGTCCGACGGCTGTCCGGCGGGCAGCGCCAGCGCGTGGCGCTCGCCGCCGCCCTCGTGGGCCGGCCGGACGTCGTCTTCCTCGACGAGCCCACCGCGGGCCTGGACCCCCACGCCCGCCGCGAGGTGCACGCCCTCATCCGGGAGGTCGCCGACGCGGGTGCCGCGACCGTCGTGACCTCGCACTCCTTCGAGGAGGCCGAGCGCCTGGCCGACCGCGTCGTCGTCATCGTCGGCGGCCGCGTCGCTGCGGAGGGGACGGTGACCGAGGTGGCCGGTGGCCGGGGGCTCGAGGACGCCTACTTCGCCCTCACCGACGGGGTGGCGCGATGA
- a CDS encoding ABC transporter permease yields MSAPASPVVRVLAQARFEAAGLLRHGEQLIVSMVLPLLALVGLALVPYPELAVGPFAGEDRVDVLAPGVLALAVMSTAFTGQAILLAFERRWGVLRLLGTTPLGRGGLLTAKSLSVLVVIAVQLAVVGAVAAVLGWRPDPAGILPALLAVVLGAVTFTALAACVGGALRAEATLAVANLVWVLLAAGGGVLLPAGTFPEPVASVVALLPSAALGDLLRAALVQGTLAWGPLLVLAVWGGLALALARRLLRWSD; encoded by the coding sequence ATGAGCGCCCCGGCCTCCCCCGTCGTCCGGGTGCTCGCCCAGGCCAGGTTCGAGGCCGCCGGTCTGCTCCGGCACGGCGAGCAGCTCATCGTCTCGATGGTGCTGCCCCTGCTGGCCCTGGTCGGGCTGGCGCTGGTCCCCTACCCGGAGCTGGCGGTCGGCCCCTTCGCCGGCGAGGACCGGGTCGACGTGCTCGCCCCGGGGGTCCTCGCGCTCGCCGTGATGTCCACGGCCTTCACCGGGCAGGCGATCCTGCTCGCCTTCGAGCGACGCTGGGGCGTCCTGCGGCTGCTCGGCACCACCCCGCTCGGCCGGGGCGGGCTGCTCACCGCCAAGTCCCTGTCGGTCCTGGTGGTCATCGCCGTCCAGCTCGCCGTCGTCGGTGCCGTCGCGGCCGTCCTGGGCTGGCGGCCCGACCCGGCAGGGATCCTCCCCGCCCTGCTCGCCGTCGTCCTGGGCGCCGTCACCTTCACCGCCCTGGCGGCCTGCGTGGGCGGGGCCCTGCGCGCCGAGGCCACGCTCGCGGTGGCCAACCTGGTCTGGGTGCTCCTGGCCGCCGGAGGCGGTGTCCTGCTGCCCGCCGGCACCTTCCCGGAGCCGGTCGCGAGCGTGGTGGCCCTGCTCCCGTCCGCCGCGCTGGGCGACCTGCTGCGCGCCGCCCTCGTGCAGGGCACCTTGGCCTGGGGTCCGTTGCTCGTGCTGGCGGTATGGGGCGGCCTCGCCCTCGCCCTGGCCCGCCGGCTCCTGCGCTGGTCGGACTGA